TGTTGTTGAAAGGATAATATCTAAATACTGCTTTGCTCTTTATCAATTCTTTATCTACTGATTTAAAATATCTGCTGTCTTTAGATGCTCCTCTGACTCTATTGTCACCTACAACAAAGTATTTATCCTCTGGTACTTTAATAGTCTCTCCTTCTACATATTCACCATATGTATGTATATCTTTTTCAATATAAGGTTCTTCTAGCGCAGTCCCGTTTCTATAAATTTTACCATCTTGAATCAAAATTTCATCTCCAGGGGCTCCAATTATACGTTTGATATAATCTGCATCATCACGATCTGGTGCATGAAGTACTACTATATCACCAACTTCTGGATCTCCAAAATAATAAACTATCTTAGCTGTTATTAGCCTATCCCCATTATGTAGGGTAGGATTCATTGAGTGACCATCTACATATGTTGTATTAAATATAAAGGTCTTTATAAAAAGGCCTATAGCCACCGCTATCGCTATACTCTTTGCCCAATCTAAGGCTTCTGCTTTCCAAGATACTTTGTTTTCTGTCATTTTGATCATCACCTTTGCTTTTTTTGATTTGCGTTTTTTCAAGCTCTAAAACTTACAGAATCCATACTCTCCCCATTATATCATTTTTAAATTGAAAAAAAAAGAAATTTAATCCGATGTTTCTCTATATTTAGCTTGCAATTCTCCCCTTGTCATGTTAAAATTAGTTTTGTCAGTTGAATATAAGGAGGTGAGCAGGATGGCAAATATCAAATCTGCTAAGAAGAGAATATTGGTTACTGCTAGCAAAACAGCTAATAACAGAACGAAAAAGTCTAGAATCAAGACTTATATCAAGAAATTCGAATTAGCTTTGGAACAAGATAATATGGATGAGGCAAAAGCATATTTAAGAACAGTTGAAAAGTACTTAGATAAGGCTGCTGCTAAAAACATTCTTAGTAAGCAAGCTGCTTCAAGAAAAGTTAGTCGTTTAACTAAAAGAATGAACAAAGCTATGTAATTAACATATCAAAGAGGCGAAACTTCATATGAAGTCTCGCCTCTTTTTCGTTTATTATTTTCTAATTTATTAAACAATACCTATTATCTATAACTTTGCAATCAAAACTTCTAAAGCTAATTTTTGTTCAAGCTTTCCCATCTTTAAATTTCTATCAGCCTCTAAACAAAGAGTATATGATCTCTTCAAATCTGCTAGCTTTACCTTTTGTTGCTGGGCTACCAATTTCGAAGCTACAAAACTATGAACCTTTAACTTCTCCGCAACTTCTTTTTGCGAATATCCTTTAGCTACCAATGCTTTTGAAAACAACAAGTTTCTATATTGCTTTATAATCATGAAAAGTATTCTATTTACAGGCTCATTTGCTAATAACATATCATCAAGTAGCCCTAAAGCCTTCTCTTTTCTATTTTCAACTACATTATCTACCAATGCAAATATGTTATTCTGAAGGGATTTTACAAATACTGCATCTATAGATTCTTTCTTTACATAAATCTCATCTTCTAAATAATCTATTAACTTATCTAATTCATGCTTGACATCAAATAAATTCTTTTCACTATTTCGATCTAAATATCCGATAGCTTCTATCATATAATTCAAATCTCTACTAGCTATTTCCTTCTTTTCTTTTTGTAATTGTGCTCCTATCCACTTAGATAATTCAGGACTCTTTAGTTTCGGCAATTCTATAATCTGTCCATATTTCTTTATAGCTTTAAATACCTTTTTTCTCTTATCTAAGCTATAATCTTTGAGTACAAATGCCATCAATGTAGATTGATTAGTACTTTCTAAGTATTTATAGAAAGACTCTTCTCCCTCCATACTTTGGCTGAATAGATTAAGGTCCTGTATTATCATGAGCTTTTTTTCACTCATAAATGGCATTTGCTCTGCTTGCTCTATTATAGATGAAAGAGACCCTGTTTTTCCATCAACCTTTATATAATTGAGCGATTCGAATTGCTCATCTACATAGCTTGATTTTATAGCATCCATTATCTTTTCCAATATATATAGTTCTTCTCCGTATATCAATACTAACGGTTTCAATTTTTTGTTTTTCACATCACTTAAGTACTTTTTATAGTACATACTAACATCTCTCCCACAATTACGATATAGCTCAAATAGAACAACATCTCTATATTTTCACTTCTTCTTTGCCTCTGGGCATATGTTTCTATTATACAACACCTAGGTCCTAAAGTTAATATTATTTCTCCATCTCTATCTGTTCTATATATATCTATTCCTCGTCTTTCTAATCTATCTATTACATCATCAGATGGATGCCCGTAACTATTATTTGCTCCTACCGATATAAGTGCTATCTCAGGATCAACTGATTCTAAAAAATCTTCTGAAGTAGAACTATCGCTCCCATGATGACCTACCTTTAATATATCTATATTTTCACAATATAATCTATCTCTAATTTTACATTCTTCACGTATACTCATATCGCCTGTGAACAGAATTTTTTTATCATATGCCTTCAGTAACAATACAAGTGAATTGTTATTTTCGTCTTCATCCATTGAATCGGGACCAATCACTTCAATTTGAATCCTCGGTGATGCATCTATTTTTTGATTTAAAGCCATTCGTTTCGTTTTTACACCTGCACTATGTGCTGATTTAACAAATGCCTTATATGCCTCTTTTTTGGAAGTATATGGTGATGTAATTATATATTTTATAGGAATACGTCCCATTCCTTCACTTAGTGCTCCATAATGGTCGTAATCGAAATGCGATACAAAAAAATATTTTATAGGTAGCTTTCCATTTTTATATAAATATGGTTTTAAGTTTCTTTCAAATGCCCTTCCGATATTTCTTCTATCACCACCACTATCTATCATGTAATTTTCACCTTTATATTCTATCAATATGCCATCACCTTGACCCACATCAAGAATATGAATTTTGATTAGCGGATTGATATATGTCACTATGGGTTCTATGCATATCGCTATAAGCGATGCATAAATAAATATCTCCTTACATTTTTCCCATAAATGAGCCTTCTGGCAAAGTTTATTTTCTATATTTATCCTATCTCCATATAGAAATAATACTATGAATACATAATAGCAAATATTTGCTTTCACCCCTAAATTGCAAGCATCCATTTCAAGTGGTAATATATTTGAAATCCACTCTATGCAAATATCATTGTAATAAAATACTCCATTTATTATAAAACTTAGTCCTATAGCAATCATTCGAATGAAACCAAAAGTTAAAAGTGCATACGAACTGGCAATTAATATTATAAAAAATGGGACTACCATTATATTTAAAACTAATGTCGCTATATGTATTTCTTGAAAATGATATAGTACAATCGGTAATATGAATAATTGAATCCATAGCGGGAAAATTAAAAATTCATACATTTGGTTTTCTCTTAATTTTGGCTTTATTCTTCGATTGAATAAACCTATAGCCAACATAGCTGCAAACGTAAGCTGAAACCCAACATCGTATATATAATACGGCTGTACTGAAAGCAAAAGAAAGCTAGTAATTGATAAGCTAGAAAAAAATTCTGTTCTCTTATGAAACATCTTTCCAAGTATTATTATAATAAGAACTATAGATGTCCTATAAACAGTTATCGAATTTATGAGTATTGTTGATATGAAAAGCAACAATAAAATCTCAACACTTCCCCTGTAGAAACGTTCTATTTTAAGCAATATCAGCATTTTTTCTATCAGAAAATACAAAACACCTATATGCAGACCTGATATAGCTAGAAGATGAGCTAATCCAGCGCTACGATACTTATCTTCTCCACTAGACTTTTCAAAGTTTCTTCCACTTAAAAGTTTTTGATATATTCCCCTATAATCTTTTGCAATATATTCGCTTGTTCTAATAACAGAATCTATATATTTCTGTCTTATATTTTCTACTATATTTGGTTTTCTTTTTAGAAGTTTTAAATCTTTAGGGTATAAAATCGAATCAATTCCTCTAATTTTCAAATATCTATTGTAATCAAATAAACCTCTATTTCTATACTGCCTAGCCGCTTTTGATTTGCCTCTAATTTGTATGATATCTCCTATTCTAAGTTTTTCCTCTGCATACATCAGATATTTTCCACTATGATGATTTGGATTGAATAAACTCATTTTTGTTTTTTCATTTATATCTCGTCTAATTTCTACATTCTGTTTTCTAGATATTTCTTTTATTATGTATGATTCGCTTCCCTTTATGTCTACTATTTTAAATATACTGCTAATTTCATATTCTTTAAAATTTTTTTCTACAGTATTTTCTGCAATTACTATTCTCAAACATATAATTAGCAATATAATTAAAGTTGTTATTATCCTATCTTTATATAACATTTTTTTATCTATAAAAAAAATTAGCAATAAAACTGCTAATAACCCAACTACATGTCCTTGATGCATCATCAGTATACTGACTATGAAAATTATATTCCACTTCACCAACTGACTCATTTTACCAGCACCTTCTTCTCATAAAAAAATAAAGGGTAAGAGACTTTTATCCCCTACCCCAATTTAAATTATTTAACTATGCATGTTCCAGATTCACCAACTAAAGCATCTTTAGCTTTTCCTAGTGATGCTATTATAGCTCGTCTTCCAGTTTTTGATTCAGCAAATTTCATTGCTGCTTTTATTTTTGGAAGCATGCTTCCTGGTGCAAAATGTCCTTCTTCAATATATTTGTTAGCTTCTTCAATGTTGATTTCAGCTAAGTCTTTTTGATCTGGTTTACCAAAGTTTATAGCAACTCTATCAACAGCAGTCAATATAAGTAGCATATCAGCGTCTAAATCTTCTGCCAATTTCTCAGATGCGAAATCTTTGTCTATTACAGCTGCAACACCTTCTAAATCTCCATTATCTTTCTCGATTACTGGGATTCCGCCACCACCAACTGTAATAACGATATTTTCAGCATCAATTAATGTCTTAACTGATTCAATTTCAACTATTTTCTTTGGAATTGGAGATGCAACAACTCTTCTATAGCCTCTTCCTGCATCTTCTACCATATCGTAACCTTTTTTAGCTATTAAAGCATCTGCTTCTTCTTTTGTGTAGAATGGACCAATTGGTTTAGTTGGTGCCTTGAAAGCATCGTCCGCTTCATCTACAACTACCTGAGTAATAACTGTTGTAACTGGTCTTTTTACTCCACGTTTTCTAAGTTCTACTCCAAGTGCTTGCTGCAAGTGATATCCAATCATACCTTGACTCATAGATCCACAAACATCAAAAGGCATAGCTGGTGTAACTTCTTTAGCTGCTTCATTTTGAAGTACAATTCTACCCACTTGAGGTCCATTACCATGAGCTACTATCACCTCATAGCCTTCTTCAATCATATCAGCTAAATAGCTAACTGTTTCTTTTACTACTTCTAATTGTGCTTCTGCTGTTGCTGGTTTGCCTGCAGCCTGAAGCGCATTTCCTCCTAGTGCCACTACTATTTTTTTCATTTAGTACCCTCCCCACAAATTCAAACTACCTAAGATTATTTTAGAATAAAAAGGAGCCTATGTCGACCCCTTTTTTATCCTTTTATATAGTTTTAAAGAGCTATGATCTCTTATCAATTCTCGTTTAGTAATTCTTATTGAGCTCCTAATGTAGCAACCATTACTGCTTTGATTGTATGCATTCTGTTTTCAGCTTCATCAAATACTACTGAATGCTTGCTTTCGAATACTTCATCAGTTACTTCCATTGACTCTAAACCAAATTTTTCGTAAATTTCTTTACCAACACCTGTGTTTAAGTCGTGGAATGCAGGTAAGCAGTGCTCAAATATTACATTTGGATTACCAGTTTTTTCAAGCATTTCCATGTTTACTTGGTATGGGCTAAGTAATTCAATTCTTTCTTTCCATACTTCTTCAGCTTCACCCATAGAAACCCAAACATCAGTGTAGATTACATCAACGCCAGCTACTGCTTCGTCAACGCTCTCTGTTAATGTGATTTTTGCTCCAGTTTCTTCCGCAACTTCGCGGCATTTAGCTACTAATTCTTCTTCTGGGAATAATGATTTTGGAGCTGCAATTCTGAAGTCCATACCCATTTTAACTGCACCAATCATAAGTGCATTAGCCATGTTGTTTCTTCCGTCACCAGCGTAAACAAATTTGATTTCGTTAAGTGGCTTGTCTATATGTTCTTGAATAGTCAAGAAGTCTGCTAAAATTTGAGTTGGATGGTCTTCATCAGTCAAACCATTCCATACAGGTACTCCTGCATACTCAGCTAATGTTTCAACGTTTCTTTGAGAAAATCCTCTATACTCAATACCATCATACATTCTACCTAATACACGAGCTGTATCGGCAAATGATTCTTTTTTACCAATTTGGCTTCCAGTTGGTCCAAGATAAGTTACATTAGCACCTTGATCTTTCGCTCCAACTTCAAATGCACAACGAGTTCTTGTAGATGCCTTTTCAAATATCAAAGCGATATTTTTACCTGTCAATGTTGGTCTTTCGTAACCAGCATATTTAGCTCTCTTTAAATCTCTAGCTAAATCTAGAAAATAGTTAATTTCTTTTGGAGAAAAGTCCATCAATGTTAAAAAATTTCTACCTTTTAAGTTAAATGCCATAGTTAATTCCTCCTCGAATTATACAATTAATTATTTTATTT
The Tissierellales bacterium DNA segment above includes these coding regions:
- the lepB gene encoding signal peptidase I is translated as MTENKVSWKAEALDWAKSIAIAVAIGLFIKTFIFNTTYVDGHSMNPTLHNGDRLITAKIVYYFGDPEVGDIVVLHAPDRDDADYIKRIIGAPGDEILIQDGKIYRNGTALEEPYIEKDIHTYGEYVEGETIKVPEDKYFVVGDNRVRGASKDSRYFKSVDKELIKSKAVFRYYPFNNMGSVQ
- the holA gene encoding DNA polymerase III subunit delta → MYYKKYLSDVKNKKLKPLVLIYGEELYILEKIMDAIKSSYVDEQFESLNYIKVDGKTGSLSSIIEQAEQMPFMSEKKLMIIQDLNLFSQSMEGEESFYKYLESTNQSTLMAFVLKDYSLDKRKKVFKAIKKYGQIIELPKLKSPELSKWIGAQLQKEKKEIASRDLNYMIEAIGYLDRNSEKNLFDVKHELDKLIDYLEDEIYVKKESIDAVFVKSLQNNIFALVDNVVENRKEKALGLLDDMLLANEPVNRILFMIIKQYRNLLFSKALVAKGYSQKEVAEKLKVHSFVASKLVAQQQKVKLADLKRSYTLCLEADRNLKMGKLEQKLALEVLIAKL
- a CDS encoding DNA internalization-related competence protein ComEC/Rec2, translating into MSQLVKWNIIFIVSILMMHQGHVVGLLAVLLLIFFIDKKMLYKDRIITTLIILLIICLRIVIAENTVEKNFKEYEISSIFKIVDIKGSESYIIKEISRKQNVEIRRDINEKTKMSLFNPNHHSGKYLMYAEEKLRIGDIIQIRGKSKAARQYRNRGLFDYNRYLKIRGIDSILYPKDLKLLKRKPNIVENIRQKYIDSVIRTSEYIAKDYRGIYQKLLSGRNFEKSSGEDKYRSAGLAHLLAISGLHIGVLYFLIEKMLILLKIERFYRGSVEILLLLFISTILINSITVYRTSIVLIIIILGKMFHKRTEFFSSLSITSFLLLSVQPYYIYDVGFQLTFAAMLAIGLFNRRIKPKLRENQMYEFLIFPLWIQLFILPIVLYHFQEIHIATLVLNIMVVPFFIILIASSYALLTFGFIRMIAIGLSFIINGVFYYNDICIEWISNILPLEMDACNLGVKANICYYVFIVLFLYGDRINIENKLCQKAHLWEKCKEIFIYASLIAICIEPIVTYINPLIKIHILDVGQGDGILIEYKGENYMIDSGGDRRNIGRAFERNLKPYLYKNGKLPIKYFFVSHFDYDHYGALSEGMGRIPIKYIITSPYTSKKEAYKAFVKSAHSAGVKTKRMALNQKIDASPRIQIEVIGPDSMDEDENNNSLVLLLKAYDKKILFTGDMSIREECKIRDRLYCENIDILKVGHHGSDSSTSEDFLESVDPEIALISVGANNSYGHPSDDVIDRLERRGIDIYRTDRDGEIILTLGPRCCIIETYAQRQRRSENIEMLFYLSYIVIVGEMLVCTIKST
- the arcC gene encoding carbamate kinase: MKKIVVALGGNALQAAGKPATAEAQLEVVKETVSYLADMIEEGYEVIVAHGNGPQVGRIVLQNEAAKEVTPAMPFDVCGSMSQGMIGYHLQQALGVELRKRGVKRPVTTVITQVVVDEADDAFKAPTKPIGPFYTKEEADALIAKKGYDMVEDAGRGYRRVVASPIPKKIVEIESVKTLIDAENIVITVGGGGIPVIEKDNGDLEGVAAVIDKDFASEKLAEDLDADMLLILTAVDRVAINFGKPDQKDLAEINIEEANKYIEEGHFAPGSMLPKIKAAMKFAESKTGRRAIIASLGKAKDALVGESGTCIVK
- the rpsT gene encoding 30S ribosomal protein S20, with the protein product MANIKSAKKRILVTASKTANNRTKKSRIKTYIKKFELALEQDNMDEAKAYLRTVEKYLDKAAAKNILSKQAASRKVSRLTKRMNKAM
- the argF gene encoding ornithine carbamoyltransferase is translated as MAFNLKGRNFLTLMDFSPKEINYFLDLARDLKRAKYAGYERPTLTGKNIALIFEKASTRTRCAFEVGAKDQGANVTYLGPTGSQIGKKESFADTARVLGRMYDGIEYRGFSQRNVETLAEYAGVPVWNGLTDEDHPTQILADFLTIQEHIDKPLNEIKFVYAGDGRNNMANALMIGAVKMGMDFRIAAPKSLFPEEELVAKCREVAEETGAKITLTESVDEAVAGVDVIYTDVWVSMGEAEEVWKERIELLSPYQVNMEMLEKTGNPNVIFEHCLPAFHDLNTGVGKEIYEKFGLESMEVTDEVFESKHSVVFDEAENRMHTIKAVMVATLGAQ